The following coding sequences are from one Paenibacillus sp. JDR-2 window:
- a CDS encoding ABC transporter permease — METAKKHFFIDISVMLGRSMRHIFRSMDTIITVTITPIAMMLLFVYVFGGAIKTGTDNYVNYLLPGILLMAIASGIAYTAFRLFTDVQKGIFQRFHTMPISRSALLWGHVLTSLVSNAISVAVIILVALIMGFRSSAGVLPWLAVAGILALFTLALTWVAAIAGLSAKTVDGASAFSYPLIFLPFISSAFVSTESMPTVVRVFAENQPVTSIVESIRALLAGQPLHNDIWIALAWCVGIMLVAYVFAMRMYKKKV, encoded by the coding sequence GGACGTTCCATGCGCCACATTTTCCGCAGTATGGATACCATCATTACGGTGACCATTACGCCAATCGCCATGATGCTGCTGTTCGTGTACGTATTTGGCGGCGCTATAAAAACCGGAACGGATAACTATGTGAATTACCTGCTTCCGGGCATACTCTTGATGGCGATTGCCAGCGGCATAGCTTACACGGCATTCCGGTTGTTCACCGATGTCCAGAAGGGGATATTCCAGCGGTTTCACACGATGCCGATATCGCGCTCCGCCTTGCTCTGGGGGCATGTCTTAACTTCGCTTGTATCCAATGCTATTTCGGTTGCTGTCATCATTCTAGTCGCGTTAATCATGGGCTTTCGTTCATCCGCGGGAGTGCTGCCATGGCTTGCGGTAGCCGGGATCCTCGCTCTGTTTACGCTAGCTTTAACTTGGGTCGCCGCGATAGCCGGATTGTCGGCCAAAACGGTTGACGGTGCCAGCGCCTTCTCCTATCCTCTCATTTTCCTGCCCTTTATCAGCTCGGCATTTGTGTCAACCGAATCGATGCCAACCGTCGTTCGCGTGTTTGCCGAAAACCAGCCAGTAACCTCCATCGTAGAATCCATCCGTGCTTTGCTTGCAGGCCAGCCTTTACACAATGACATCTGGATCGCCCTTGCCTGGTGTGTCGGAATTATGCTCGTAGCTTATGTTTTTGCAATGAGGATGTACAAAAAGAAGGTGTAA
- a CDS encoding MATE family efflux transporter yields the protein MDAQNLHYFEKAPVAKAVAHFAVPMMLGTSMSVIYSILNAYFLGTLNNTAMLTALALTLPLFAVIMALGNLIGMGSGTFISRLLGERKYDDVKHVSSFAFYSSLVLGLIVIAVGLPLIDPIVHGLGATPESFGFTKDYVTIMLIGSPIVVLFFTLENIVRSEGAAITSMTGMILSVVVNIILDALVVYVFHWDVIGVASATVVSNLVACVFFAFHMGKKSQFLTISMKWFKATKEIMSNVFKIGVPVFIMSIFLGAMSLIFNHYLVEYGDQSVAAYGISSRLLQFPEFILMGLCEGVVPLIAFTFTANKSRMKETIGFTIKMIVSLAVVFGIIVYLISDHLIGLFTNDPQLIEMGSYILHVTFLSLFITGMTTLFTGIFQATAQGTAAFIMSIIQGVTLIPVLYIANQMNGFHGVVWSLVIADTVAFLVGAVMLYILRNKLQPDLESLAQ from the coding sequence ATGGATGCGCAAAACCTCCATTACTTTGAAAAAGCACCGGTTGCGAAAGCCGTAGCTCACTTCGCCGTACCGATGATGCTGGGCACGTCGATGAGTGTCATCTATTCCATCTTGAATGCCTATTTCCTCGGTACGCTAAACAATACCGCCATGTTAACCGCACTCGCGTTAACCTTGCCGTTATTCGCGGTTATTATGGCGCTAGGCAACTTGATCGGCATGGGCAGCGGCACCTTCATCTCCCGTTTGCTTGGAGAGAGAAAATACGATGATGTAAAGCATGTGTCTTCCTTCGCGTTTTACAGCAGTTTAGTGCTTGGTCTTATCGTGATTGCCGTTGGCCTCCCGTTAATCGATCCCATCGTCCACGGCCTCGGGGCAACGCCCGAATCCTTCGGATTCACAAAAGACTATGTCACGATTATGCTTATCGGTTCGCCAATCGTCGTATTATTCTTCACGCTGGAGAACATCGTACGCTCGGAGGGCGCGGCTATTACGTCGATGACCGGCATGATTCTCAGCGTTGTCGTCAATATTATTCTCGATGCTTTGGTTGTCTACGTATTTCATTGGGACGTGATCGGCGTTGCTTCCGCTACTGTCGTTTCCAACTTGGTTGCGTGTGTATTTTTTGCCTTCCATATGGGGAAAAAGAGTCAATTCCTAACGATCTCCATGAAATGGTTCAAAGCAACCAAGGAAATTATGAGCAATGTATTTAAAATCGGGGTTCCCGTCTTTATTATGAGTATCTTTCTGGGCGCCATGTCTCTTATCTTTAACCACTATCTTGTCGAGTATGGAGATCAATCCGTAGCGGCTTACGGCATTTCCTCCCGGTTATTGCAGTTTCCCGAGTTTATTCTGATGGGATTATGCGAAGGCGTTGTGCCGCTTATTGCTTTCACCTTCACGGCGAACAAATCTCGCATGAAGGAAACCATAGGATTCACGATCAAAATGATTGTATCGTTAGCCGTCGTGTTCGGCATTATCGTCTATCTGATTTCCGACCACTTGATTGGTTTGTTTACGAATGATCCGCAATTAATCGAAATGGGCAGTTACATTCTGCATGTAACCTTCTTATCCTTGTTCATTACAGGCATGACCACGCTGTTTACGGGGATCTTCCAAGCAACAGCGCAAGGAACCGCCGCGTTTATTATGTCCATTATTCAAGGGGTTACTTTGATTCCCGTGCTCTATATCGCTAATCAAATGAACGGCTTCCACGGAGTGGTCTGGTCGCTCGTCATTGCGGATACCGTCGCGTTCCTTGTTGGAGCGGTCATGTTATATATTTTGCGGAATAAATTGCAGCCGGATTTGGAAAGCTTAGCCCAATAA